A window of Salvia splendens isolate huo1 chromosome 8, SspV2, whole genome shotgun sequence genomic DNA:
GCCGGCCGACTTGCTCCTCGAACTTCGCCAAGCCGAGCTTCGGGTCCACCACGTCGCTAGTCCCGTGCGACTCCAGTGTGGACCTCACCCACGCCGCCAAGTCCTTCTCCCCGAATTCGGGATCAATTGGCGGCCTCCCCGTCACTAGCTCGAGCAGCACGACTCCAAAGCTGTATATATCGCTCTTCTCGTTCACACGTAGCGTGTACGCATATTCTGCAATCAAAgcacacattttttttatcataatcgtaaaaaaaataataataacaacaacaacaacggtATCAGTTGCGTACGAACATACCGGGCGCAATGTAGCCGTACGAACCGGCAATAACCGACATGGACTCAAGACCGTTGTTGGCAGTCTTCTTAACCACTTTTGCAACGCCAAAATCCGCAATCTTAGCACAGAAATCTCCATCAAGCAATATGTTGTTCGACTTCACGTCCCTATGCACGACCGGAGGAACAGAGTCGTGGTGCAAGTACGAGAGCCCCTCGGCAGCATCCAGCGCGATCTTGAACCTCGTTGGCCAGTCCAATATTCTCTTCGCACCCTTGTGCAGCACGTCGCCTAGGCTCCCGTTGGGGAGGTACTCGTACACCAAGAGCTTACATCTCCCCGCGCTACAGCAGCACCACAACCGGACAATATTCTTGTGCCTTATCCTCCCCAGCGTCTCAACCTCAGTCTCAAACCCGTCCCCATCCGAATCAAGGCTGCTGATGGTGGCGTTGCTGCTCGCGTCTCTAATAGCCCTGTCGTGCAGCTTCTTCACAGCGACGGTCTCCCCATTGCTCAGCACGGCCTGGTAGACCTTCCCCGAGGCGCCTCTCCCAATCACGTTCGCCTCCTTCAAGCAATCGCTGATCTCACTCTCGCTGAACCCGAGCTTGTAAAACGACGTCCACTTGGTCGCAGCACCTCTGTTCCTCTTCATCCGCCCGAGCTTCCTGTACTTGATCACGAAGCAAACAACGCCAGCGAGGAAGACCAACGCAGCTGCAGCGAAGCTAGACCTCAATATCCACAAAAAGACTCGACTACGCCCACTCCCTCCCCGACTACACGAACCAGAGGCGCGAATACAGAGCCCCGGGTTTCCAAGAAAGCTATCGCTGTAAGCATCGCCAGCAAACAGGGGAGGGGTGTTCCCGGTAAGCAGATTGCTCGATAAATTCAGCTTATTGAGCTTCAAATTCTGCAACGAAGCAGGAATCTCCCCGGAAAATCTGTTATTAGAAAGATCAAGATAGTTCAACACAGGCAAGTCCCCAATCTCATCAGGGATAGGACCAGAGAGCCTATTTTGAGCCAAATTAAGCTCATTCAACTGTACTAATTCATGAATTCCAATAGGAATTCCACCAGATATATCATTGTTGCTCAGATCAAGCCTCCCTAGCTGCTTCAGATTCACAATGGAGCTCGGGATTTCGCCACTGAACACATTACCACTCGCAGATAACTCAATCAAGGCATCCAATGATCCAATCTCACGAGGCAGGCTCCCCGAGAAATTATTGCTCGAGATCGACAGCGTGGAGAGGTTCGTAGCCCCTGCAATCAACGGAGAGACACCCCCCGAGAACAAGTTCCCGTGGAGCTCGAGCAAGTAGGCATTAGGCAGCCCCCAAAACTCATCCGGAACCTCCCCGGACAACCGGTTCCCACGCATCCTAACCCTCTGCAGCGTCCTGCATTTGGCAACACTCGCGGGAATGCTCCCCGAGAAATCATTGGATATTAAGATCAAGGCCTCGAGAGCACCATTCGAGCACAGGAACTCCGGGATCCCACCGGTGAGATTGCAGTACGACACGTCTAAAATCTGCAGGGGAGAGTTCTTGCCAAGATCCCTCGGAAGCAAGCCACTCAGGGGATTCGCAAACAGCTTAAGCTCAATGAGATTCGCAGATAAGGCAATGCTTTCGGGGATTAGCCCCTCGAGCTTGTTCTCGTACAAGTTCAACGACTCGAGAGGCAAGCCACAGAGCTCGGTCGGGATGGTCCCACTCAACTTATTCATGGATGCATCCAATCTCCTCAAATTAGTCAAATGAGACCATCCAAGTTGAGGCAATGAGCCACTAAAAGAGTTGTTGTAGAGCTCCATTTGCTCTATGCTGGTGAGCCCCATGATTTGGCTCGGTAGAGGCCCGGAGAGGAGGTTATCCGAGAGGTCGAGGTTCCTGAGGCGCTGGAGGCGGCCGAGGCTCGGGGGGAACGGGCCCGTGAGGCCACAGTCGCTTATCCAGAGCTCCTCTAAGTCGGTGAGGTTGCCTAGCTCCGGTGGAATGGGGCTAGGTGAGAAGTGGTTGTAGGGGAGGAGTAGCCTTTTGAGGGTGGTGATGTTGCCGAGAGCCGCCGGAATCGGGCCGGTGAGGAGATTCTCGGTGAGAATTAGGGTTTCGAGCTGCCGGAAAGTGCCGAAAGAGGGCGGAATTTGGCCGGAGAAGCTGTTTCCCTCTAAATTAAGGTGCCTGGAGTGAAATTCAATTTGCAATTGATTAGAATTGCTTCTGAGATTCTATGGAAATCGGAATTGAAGTGAAGAGGCGTTGTAATCTTAATCATAAATGCTGATGGAAAAGATTGTTCCACAAATTAAATGACAGTTAATAATGGAGAATTCAGATAGGCTAAAAACATGCTCTTTGCGTATACT
This region includes:
- the LOC121744261 gene encoding receptor-like protein kinase HSL1 yields the protein MIHSQSSTMPPSPSLSSFFPIFLFFSILQSTHLFSLALNEEGILLLRANLPIPGWSAAAATPCNWTGVACNRFGSVAALSLSGASLSGAFPISLCDLPSLSNLSLSNNSINSSLPAAVSACRNLVSLDLSQNLLVGSIPSTLSDLPFLRHLNLEGNSFSGQIPPSFGTFRQLETLILTENLLTGPIPAALGNITTLKRLLLPYNHFSPSPIPPELGNLTDLEELWISDCGLTGPFPPSLGRLQRLRNLDLSDNLLSGPLPSQIMGLTSIEQMELYNNSFSGSLPQLGWSHLTNLRRLDASMNKLSGTIPTELCGLPLESLNLYENKLEGLIPESIALSANLIELKLFANPLSGLLPRDLGKNSPLQILDVSYCNLTGGIPEFLCSNGALEALILISNDFSGSIPASVAKCRTLQRVRMRGNRLSGEVPDEFWGLPNAYLLELHGNLFSGGVSPLIAGATNLSTLSISSNNFSGSLPREIGSLDALIELSASGNVFSGEIPSSIVNLKQLGRLDLSNNDISGGIPIGIHELVQLNELNLAQNRLSGPIPDEIGDLPVLNYLDLSNNRFSGEIPASLQNLKLNKLNLSSNLLTGNTPPLFAGDAYSDSFLGNPGLCIRASGSCSRGGSGRSRVFLWILRSSFAAAALVFLAGVVCFVIKYRKLGRMKRNRGAATKWTSFYKLGFSESEISDCLKEANVIGRGASGKVYQAVLSNGETVAVKKLHDRAIRDASSNATISSLDSDGDGFETEVETLGRIRHKNIVRLWCCCSAGRCKLLVYEYLPNGSLGDVLHKGAKRILDWPTRFKIALDAAEGLSYLHHDSVPPVVHRDVKSNNILLDGDFCAKIADFGVAKVVKKTANNGLESMSVIAGSYGYIAPEYAYTLRVNEKSDIYSFGVVLLELVTGRPPIDPEFGEKDLAAWVRSTLESHGTSDVVDPKLGLAKFEEQVGRLLDIGLLCTSNLPIARPSMRRVVNMLQELVALIPKSQEKKPRNSILI